From Nitrospinota bacterium:
GATTTTTAAGTCCCTCCTGGCTCCATCGACTCAAATCTATCGGGGCTTCGTGATAAGGATACATGAAAGGGGCAGTGAGAAATACTTCTCCTTCATACTTTAAAGCTCTGTGAATTTCTAAAATCATTTTTCGGGGATCTTCAACATGCTCTGACAACTGCATACACTGCACAGCATCAACAGAGTTTTCGCGAAAAGGCAAATGATGCACATCTGCACACATAGAAACTCCCTTCATAGGATAATAATCCACATTCAGAAAGTTATCTCCCATTGAGTCTGCGCCCGCACCCAAATTCAACTTAAGAGCTTTGCTTCGATTATTTTCAAGGAATACTTTGTGGGAAGAATAGTCCTCATAAAAATGGTCAACATAATTTGCCAGAAAACGGGTTAACGCTGGGGATTGTTTAATAAACTTTTTTATCGGGAGGATAATGGAATCTTTTTGCAATGCGTCCAACCTCTCTTTTATATTTTGGACATACCGAAAAGACGATACCAGATAAGGTTTATGGAAAATTCCCAAATAGATCTGATTTTAACAAAAGAAGGACGATAGTTTATCTGGTGAAATACGGTAGGAATTTCTCCAATCTTCAGGCTCATTCTTCCAGCCTGGATCATTATTTCCGCATCTATGAACCATCCGTTTGAATTCAAGTTCATTGCATTATAAGCGTCGCGAGTCATAACCTTGGGTTTTGAATTGATATCCCTGCAGTTTAGACCTGGGAATAAAATATTAAAAATAAAATTATAAACCACTGAAATGGTTTTTCTGTAAACTCCATCTCCGCGTTGCATACGATAAGTTTTAACCAGGTCCAAATTTTCATCTTTTAGCTTTCTGTAAACACGAATAACATCTTCAAATGGCATTTGGCCATCACCATCAATCACTGCAATGATTTCTCCTGTAGCAGCCTCAAGACCACTTTTCATATCCCAACCCATCATACCCTTCTTGATTTTGGTCACAGCATGAATTCGGGGATGGTTCTCAGCAATTTCGCTGACAATAGATGGCGTTGGGTCCCCATCATCAGCAAAGTGGTTCCCCACCAAGACTATTTCCCAGTTCGGCTCATGTTCTTCAAGGGATTTGATTAGGGACTCAACAAACTTATGGATATCTTCACCACTACGGTAGGCCAAAACTACTACAGAGATGCATGGGAATGTTTCTTTTTCGGCCATTCGACTAAAGAAATTCTGTTCTTCTGTCGAAGGCGCTTCTAGACATTCTTGTACTTTCCTCATATCCACCATGGCTCCTCAGGGTGAGAGGGGGGTTTGAGATGCAAGCTCATATTGGGAGACATCATGTGATCGCGGATACTGTTCCCAGTAATATATTTTAAATTCTATTACTTATCGAATATAATCACAAATGGCTTTAGCTTTTTCCACCCCCGTACCCACTCTGGCAAACCAGCCCATGAACCTGATTAAATCCCTTAAGTTCAAACATTTCCCCCTGTTTTTCCTGATTATTTATACATGCCCGATGATCTTTATGGGACTTGATGACAGTGTCTTACAAATCGATGAAGGAGCCGACACATTCATCACCACAACCATTCTCAAATTTGGGCTTCCGATGCATTCTGATGGAGTAAATTATTCCATGATGTTTGCAGATGTGTATGACGGGTTGTTTGTCTATCGCCCCTGGGTTTCTTACTACGCACAGGCATTTTCTCTGTCTATTTTTGGGCAAACTACATATGCGGCTCGACTTCCGTTCGCTATATTCGGTCTGCTT
This genomic window contains:
- a CDS encoding class I SAM-dependent methyltransferase; this encodes MQKDSIILPIKKFIKQSPALTRFLANYVDHFYEDYSSHKVFLENNRSKALKLNLGAGADSMGDNFLNVDYYPMKGVSMCADVHHLPFRENSVDAVQCMQLSEHVEDPRKMILEIHRALKYEGEVFLTAPFMYPYHEAPIDLSRWSQEGLKNLTREFVPIRVGVLGGPTATLVEALHGWLSILLSFNSDKLYQIVYLILLPFLKPFKIIDRLLLNKYNSSHRLASMIYFYGKKVERPNKGQ
- a CDS encoding glycosyltransferase family 2 protein; translation: MVDMRKVQECLEAPSTEEQNFFSRMAEKETFPCISVVVLAYRSGEDIHKFVESLIKSLEEHEPNWEIVLVGNHFADDGDPTPSIVSEIAENHPRIHAVTKIKKGMMGWDMKSGLEAATGEIIAVIDGDGQMPFEDVIRVYRKLKDENLDLVKTYRMQRGDGVYRKTISVVYNFIFNILFPGLNCRDINSKPKVMTRDAYNAMNLNSNGWFIDAEIMIQAGRMSLKIGEIPTVFHQINYRPSFVKIRSIWEFSINLIWYRLFGMSKI